Proteins co-encoded in one Brassica oleracea var. oleracea cultivar TO1000 chromosome C4, BOL, whole genome shotgun sequence genomic window:
- the LOC106342593 gene encoding G-type lectin S-receptor-like serine/threonine-protein kinase At1g61360 has product MGMVVCLLLITTLFFNSGYAAITSSSPLSVGQTLSSPGGSFELGFFTTNNSRNQYVGIWFQKVTPRVIVWVANREKPVSSPMASLTISSNGSLVLFDGKQDHVWSSEGDLTSNKCRAELLDTGNLVLVDNVTGEYLWQSFEHLGDTMLPLTSLMYDTPHNKKRVLTSWRSETDPSPGDFVAEITPQVPSQGVIWKGSSPYWRSGPWAGTRFTGIPEMDESYINPLGMVQDVVNGTGVFAFCVLRNFNLSSIKLTSEGSLRIQRYEGTKWIKHFEGPVSSCDLYGTCGPFGLCVRSETPTCQCLKGFEPKSDEEWRSGNWSRGCARRTDLSCRENSSEETQGKERDLFYHVANVKPPDSYELASFSNEEQCHQGCLRNCSCTAFSFIKGIGCLLWDRELLDTVKFAAGGETLSLRLAHSELTGSKRIKVITIATLSLSICLILVLAAYGCWRYRMKQNDSSLVSKENVEGSWKSDLESQHVSGLNFFEIQTLQTAANNFSASNKLGQGGFGTVYKGKLHDGKEIAVKRLSTSSVQGKEEFMNEIKLISKLQHRNLVRLLGCCIDGEEKLLVFEYMVNKSLDTFLFDLKKKVEIDWPKRYNIIQGIARGLLYLHRDSLLRVVHRDLKVSNILLDEKMDPKISDFGLARMFHGKQHQDSTGSVVGTLGYMSPEYAWTGTFSEKSDIYSFGVLMLEIITGKEISSFSYGKDGKNLLSYAWESWSETGGVNLLDEDLVDYDDSVDTVEVGRCVHIGLLCVQHQAIDRPTIKQVMSMLTSTMDLPKPTQPMFVLDTSDEDSSLSQRSNGLFSVDENKSSKELNSST; this is encoded by the exons ATGGGTATGGTTGTATGCTTGCTCTTGATAACAACCTTGTTCTTCAACTCTGGCTATGCAGCTATAACCTCTTCGAGTCCTTTGTCAGTAGGCCAAACTCTCAGCTCTCCTGGTGGATCTTTTGAGCTAGGCTTCTTCACTACCAACAATTCAAGGAACCAGTATGTTGGAATCTGGTTCCAGAAAGTCACTCCTCGTGTTATTGTTTGGGTGGCTAACAGAGAGAAGCCAGTCTCCAGCCCCATGGCGAGTCTCACAATCAGTAGCAACGGAAGTCTTGTCTTGTTCGATGGCAAGCAAGATCACGTGTGGTCATCAGAAGGAGATCTCACTTCAAACAAGTGTCGTGCTGAGCTTTTAGACACCGGGAATCTCGTCCTCGTGGATAACGTTACTGGAGAGTATTTGTGGCAGAGTTTTGAGCATCTTGGTGATACTATGCTACCACTCACGTCTCTGATGTATGATACTCCTCACAACAAGAAACGTGTTTTGACTTCCTGGAGAAGTGAGACTGATCCATCACCTGGGGATTTTGTAGCTGAGATCACACCACAAGTTCCCTCGCAAGGCGTTATATGGAAAGGCTCGTCGCCTTATTGGAGAAGCGGACCATGGGCGGGAACGAGGTTCACTGGGATACCTGAAATGGATGAATCATATATAAATCCGTTGGGAATGGTTCAAGATGTAGTCAACGGCACTGGTGTTTTCGCTTTCTGTGTACTGAGAAATTTCAATTTGTCATCCATCAAGCTAACGTCAGAGGGATCGTTGAGGATTCAACGCTATGAGGGAACCAAATGGATTAAGCACTTTGAAGGTCCGGTGAGCTCGTGTGATCTTTACGGTACATGTGGACCTTTTGGTTTGTGTGTGAGGTCCGAGACTCCAACGTGCCAGTGCTTGAAAGGGTTTGAGCCAAAGTCAGATGAGGAGTGGAGAAGCGGGAACTGGAGCCGTGGGTGTGCGAGGCGCACGGACTTATCTTGCCGAGAGAACTCTTCTGAAGAAACACAGGGGAAAGAAAGAGACCTCTTCTATCATGTTGCCAACGTAAAGCCTCCAGATTCTTACGAATTAGCAAGCTTTAGCAATGAAGAACAGTGCCACCAGGGCTGTCTAAGGAACTGTTCTTGCACAGCCTTTTCATTTATTAAAGGAATAGGATGTTTGCTCTGGGACCGGGAGCTGTTAGACACCGTGAAATTTGCTGCCGGAGGAGAGACTCTTTCCCTTCGTCTTGCACATTCTGAATTGA CTGGAAGCAAGCGAATCAAGGTTATTACTATTGCCACTCTCAGCCTCTCTATTTGCTTGATCTTGGTGCTTGCTGCATATGGGTGTTGGAGATACAGAATGAAACAAAATG ATTCAAGTCTTGTCTCCAAGGAAAATGTAGAAGGCTCTTGGAAGAGTGATTTGGAATCACAACATGTCTCAGGTTTAAACTTCTTTGAGATTCAAACCTTACAAACCGCCGCAAACAATTTCAGCGCGTCGAATAAACTTGGTCAGGGTGGGTTCGGTACGGTTTACAAG GGGAAGCTTCACGATGGGAAGGAAATAGCTGTAAAGCGTCTTTCCACCAGCTCTGTTCAGGGTAAAGAGGAGTTCATGAATGAGATAAAACTTATCTCAAAACTACAGCACAGAAACTTGGTTCGGCTTTTGGGATGCTGCATCGATGGAGAAGAGAAGTTATTGGTCTTTGAATATATGGTGAACAAAAGCCTTGATACTTTTCTCTTTG ATTTGAAGAAGAAGGTTGAGATTGATTGGCCTAAGAGATACAATATCATTCAAGGAATTGCTCGTGGACTTCTCTATCTCCACCGCGATTCATTACTCAGAGTTGTTCACCGTGATCTGAAGGTCAGCAACATTCTCTTGGATGAGAAAATGGACCCTAAGATATCGGATTTTGGATTGGCTCGGATGTTTCATGGAAAGCAACATCAAGACAGCACTGGCAGTGTTGTAGGAACTCT AGGATACATGTCTCCCGAATATGCTTGGACAGGGACGTTCTCTGAGAAATCCGACATTTACAGCTTCGGAGTTCTGATGCTCGAAATCATCACCGGAAAGGAGATTTCGAGCTTTAGCTACGGAAAAGATGGCAAAAACCTTCTCTCATAT GCATGGGAATCTTGGAGTGAAACTGGAGGAGTGAATCTACTGGATGAAGATCTTGTTGATTATGATGATTCGGTTGATACAGTTGAAGTAGGGAGATGTGTTCATATTGGTTTGCTCTGTGTTCAACATCAAGCTATTGATAGACCAAC